TggaataacaacaacaacaataatagtaGTAATAACACTGCCATTGAAGAAGCTCCAACACCATTGAGGAAAAGATTCCCTTCAACAAAGCCAACATCACTTCCTAACAACAAAAGAACACTCTCAGTGAGGAGTCACCAGTCAAGTCCCAATGCAAAGAAGAGATTTGCCTCAGGACTAGTCCATGGAGTAATGCAATCAATGCCACAGGTTAAGGTCTCAGGGAGGTCAAGGTCTAGCTCGTTTTCGAAGTCCTCGACGATCTCTTCGCCGAGATCAATGGACAAACAGAAGGGTGTTTACATTGCAGGGCCTTCTTGTGATGATGAATCACCACATTTGAGTAAGAGAAGTACTTCAGTTAGTAAGAAGTTAAGGGTATGTTTTGGTGCACCTGGCCTTAATGTCATGAAGAACCCAAGTCATAGGAGGCAAGAGAGCCAAACTAGTTACAAGGATCATGCCATTGCTGTggcttaattaattaaattggagcttaatttgactaaattgtATCTATTCTTACAACTAATTACTTAAATGTTATTAGTTTTGTATAATAATGAACTTGTAACATCGTGTTACGATTTCATGCATTACAACTTTTAGTTTACTCTTCTGATATTATAATAGAATTTGTGTGCTTAATTTGTTATAGTTTTGAGACTTAATTTGTCATAAGCTTTTCTCTCTGAAAATTACAAGgaacgaagaagaagaaaattgttCTTTTAAGTTTTATCTTCTtacttttactttaatttttattgtttctccaatccaattttattttttcacaaaCAGTTTATTAATCTGGTTCCTAGAACCATTTAATTTCGTTCTTTGTTCCaccatttaattttattttttcacaaacagtttattattatttgttgttacttttacttcttttttttatgtctAAATATGACTGAGGAATAGTATATTATTATAAACGGTTTTGTAACACAACCTATCaaatataaaaggaaaaagatagAACACTCACAACAAGTTAAAATCAAATCACATTGAAGCACATATTAAAACACCTTGGTTGACTTGTTCATCAGTATTGACCTTATAGAATTGTAAGCATGGTTGTTTATTGACAAATGGAACTCCAGTTGTTTGCTGACTAAGATTATTGCTATATCTTGTCTCTGACTAATTCATTTAGAAgatgttttaaaaagataaaagtaattttaattttagatatttcatataaaaatgTTTTTATCTCACAATTATATTCAGatacaataatataaaattattttttatttatttataatgttaaaaatattttttttaaatttcatttttttgtttttttatttttattatttttttaaatacattaaaaaataattttattttttttctaataatttaataacatccaaataaattttatatcttGTATTGATATATACACATACATCTAATTTATCCTTATTTTTAGATGTGATAATAAGTACGCTTAAACCATTGAAGTAATACTAAATTTTTGATACACTAATTAATATTGTAAAATGTTTCGCACAATTTTCtaagtcaattttttttaaatggttacttacacaattaatataaaaaagataGAATTATTTTTGCTCACATtgaattatttagaaattattataataagTATGTGTATAAcactataaaattaaatataatacgTACTTAAGTAGGAAGAAATTATTAAAAGAGACCGTCTATGAtgtcaatatttttattaaaatttggccaatacttaattaataaaaaaaagtgaataatTTCATATTATTAAATGAAATcttacaccattaaaaatactaataataattaattaatagttaCAAATCACAAAACTTATTAATTCCTAACACTCCTCTTATTAAAAATGTACAAATTAAAGAATATTCAACAATGTAAACACAACATAATGTTTGGGTTACTTGAGACACTTGATAGTGATACCTTTTATCAATGAGGAATTATACATCATTATATATCGGTCTCGTActttaattagtttgatgtttTGAACGCCCACAAGCTAAGAACTGAAAATTCATTATACGACTTTTAATTTCCAAGAAAATTAAGCTTACTTCTCGTATGCAAAACTTAATCACCTGCTATATTGATGGTGTTTATGTGTGGATAGCCGATACAGCTCGTTTTATTTAGCGTTTGAactcgttttttttttttgggaaaaaatggAATATAAGATGATATAGATATTATTCAGAGTGAATAACGTATTTTTTTGCGTGGTTAAGATTTTATATTTATAGAGTTATTGTGCTATAAGTAATTACTCAATAAGTCTAGTATTACTGAATTATTAAAGATGTTAACTTATTTATGtggtaattattttttagtaatatttaattttataagatAAATCTGTTAAAAGagcaaaatataaaatatgtattcTTGATGTAACatgtatttatttaattttaagtaGATTTcgatttataattttatgtggGTCAAATTATAACTAATGGATCAGATGGCATACAATAAAccttagtatatctattttttctcctgtaaaaaaaaagtttagcTAAAAAGTTTTAGATGACTCAGATTATTGGAGATGCTATAAGTATATTATCTTCCATAGCTCCAACTAATTCCTAAAAATCAAACATTTTAAGAGAACTTAGACCATAGTACCTAAATTAAGTATTTTGAAgtgaacaaaattaaaattcactatatttttatgttagcaaattaaatatataacataaaataCATCACATGTTTCTGTTGGATTGGACGGAATTTTAGTGAAAACATGGACCTTTTGAGCGTGTGTGAACAGATAGAACTTGTGGCTATGGTGTTTTGAATTAGTTGAAAATTATGCTTGTTGATTGACCAAGGCAATATTCTATGAAATGAtaatatgtttttattattatttttttcggtaatactatggaaaaaaaatagtaaaaatttgttttatttaatatttattaattatcacgacaattaataaatactaaataaaataaattttaaatatttttagttaattttttttggttagtaaatatttttgtatttttttattgagcCGCAGCAATATAATATCCTATCTTGTATTCATATGACACGCAcgcttttgaattttgatacATGCAAACGAGGATTATATCTGTCGATCTTGTCCCTTAAAATATTTTTCGGGCTTGattctaataattaattaacatcGTGATGATGTAATTGTATATgaaaattttctctttttgaaTTACCACTTTTTTTCTCGCCCTTTAGTTGAATTACCACTTAGTGAtctatttttttcacttttaattattattttttattctaatcaTAGccaaattcataattttttagcTTAAAAGATGagttttttttgtgattttttaaaatgtgagtttaattttaatatattgatagtataaaatattttataaaattatctaattatattCGTTCTTTTAGATGAcggttaatataaaaataattatttttattaacagGACGTTATGTAATTTAATGTacgtgtaaaattattttatactgataatatattaaaattaaattcttaaaaaataatattgttataataatttaattcgATTGTAGGTATCCATTATTTATCACGAAAGAGGTGAATCTTCACAATATGTCAATATCCTTGGAACGAAAAGAACAAAAGTTTACAaaaacaattttcaaaaaaattataataatatccaatataatctaaattaaaagataaatattcataaatcataatatattaaaactaaCAATGTTATATGAttagtaaatattattattttaagttaatatttgGTCAGCAATAATTTACACTTATATTTACAgattatacatataaaatatataatttgtacctatatttattaaaatttatacatatGAATCAACACAATTTACAttcatatttattaaaatttatacacataaattaataaaaattatttattaaagacaatttaatatttataattgattaattattgGTTAAAATCATTACAATCTACTAGATCCTATGACTTtgtgtattaaaaaaaatataaatctaTACATGTCATTCCAAAATTAAatcattttaatatatatatatatatatatatatatatatatataaaagatttttcatgTATTGTTAATTACACTTTTATGATAGTATTTCCAAGGTTTTTTATTGACAAAATCCATAATAATTTAATGGGTCTTGTTAACATATAATTTAATAGCACATTTTAAAACtactataaaaataaagaaatatattTATTCTGATTAAGAGTAACGGCTTCAAGCTCAAGAGATGATAGGAGTCCAAGTTCTGAAACTGATATGGGTACAGAACACTACTCGACATAACACATCGACAtgcgaattttaaaatcttacatgatacaaaaatatgtatatatatataatataaagtatttttttagaaaaattacaatgatattttaatattttattgatattaaaatataaattaaaatttttaattatttttaatattttattataattatattaagtatttaaaatattttttattttaataaataataatatataatatatctaaatttattttaagaatatatgttaagaatatATAAGACTGGACACATTGACACGTGATGATATTTAGGTGTGTCCAAGCGTGTTtggagaaaatttttttatttttttattaagacacgaTTGGATATAGCAGACACGTGTGTCGAACGAGTATCGGTGAGTATCGTGTCAAAAAATGTGTCCGAAACGCGGACACGACAACTTTGCTAAGTGTTCGTGCttccttgctcattagtgatgATCTAGTCGAAAAGacaatttgtaaaaatttatGATGCACGGGCACAGGATATGATACAATATGATACGATACGGTACGGGATACGTAgatatacaaattttaaaatcttataagaTACGGGAAAAcggtatatatataaaatataaagtattttttagataaattataatacatTTTTGATagttttttgttattaaaatataaaataattttttgactGTTTTTAATGTCTTCTTTTAACTatataaaagtatctaaaatatttttgttttgataaataataatatatattatttctaaattcattttaacaatatatgttaagaataaagTAGGATGTTTGGGAAAGTATATGGAGGcaatgaaatatttgtacaatgtctacaatagaagttcatgaactATTACAGATATAACCTGTTACCTTTTCCCATCAACGTAAGCTTCTGGGATGATTTGTATCATAACATGGTATCAGAGTTTTAGATCCGAAAGATCAAGGTAACTCATATAGTTCATTGTACATATTGTACAAATAAGCCATTAGCTCCCTAGCAAGACTCTGTTTGTTTATATAAGACCGTaacaatattattaaaaattattgaaaaaaatttcttatatatttttaatatattaaatatgttaaaaattacaaaatatattattatctttttaaaatatgtcTTTAGTACATAAGATaaataaatcctaatttaatatataGACATGATGAAACTTATTATTACCATGTTGGGGTGGGAAGCTTCAACCTTTAATGCTTACTAACAAGCCATATAAAAACATTAATTAGGAAGTAGACACCGAAAATTCTTATAAGTTTCGTTGCAACAAGTCTCATTCTGTTTATTCGGTTTACGAAATTGTTTTCAGTCTCACCCATGGGACAACTTCCATTACTTATTCTTGTCCTATTCTATGATTATGATTTAAATTTCACAAGATCGATCATTACGCTAGGACCAAGAAAAATACTATGTAATATGTATCCGTAATTACACATGTGCCAATTTCGTTGGTTCTTTGGTCAACTCTACTGCAACCAATTAACTGCATATTCAGTTTATCAATCAACCACAATTTCCACACCACATGCTGCTTCTTTCGCTCCTATGTTTCTTTATGAATCaaatttttccaaattttttttgAGCGGTCAATTTAgcatttataaaaatatttaagtgcgcatacaaaataattactaaattaatcattataaatatatataaatattattatataattattaaattaattatttatataaaatatatattaaaaaatatatatataaaaaataaatttatctataattattttttatacacataatatttttgttttaacaTATATTATTAACTATATAATAAGTAATTCTCTTTTAATATGCAGGTAGCATAGTTAGTTAAATTTTGatgatataaaataaaaataaagatattttcattttgaatttagaGACCGatgtatttttctatttaaatatactaataaataaaaaattgaggagatattatatattaacatcatagataatattatttaacaaaagaaaaaaaatttaaaatttaaatttaataaaaaattatttttaacaaactttatattatatttatttgtttaacAAACTGCTATAATATTAATTGAAATTGTATTagttattataatattaattccCTAACATTACTCAAAAATGATATCTCTTGCTCTGAATGAACCAaccttttttaatttcttctatttctttttgTAGTGAATGAGTAGTAAACCAACCTTAATCAACCATTTGTGCAATGGTGAATTGAAATCTAACGCTGATTTTTCTAAATAAACACGGTCCCTGctgcaaaaaataaataaatgaatagtGTTGCATTTCGACGAAATTTGTATCACATGAGTCATGACAAAGAAACTAAACATACATcaccaataaaataaaataaaataaaaatctgaaaagTCAATGTATGACCTCTTAAAAATCAACATgattatttttcaattcatgattttcaGAGATGACAAACGTCACGTCTAATAACTCTCACTTTTTTAGACTTTCATTCTCTTCTTGtgaagttttatttttttaatttttttttacaaaaataaatatcaaGAAACTGCCATGTAATGCTATAATATATCTCTATAAATATCGAAACATTATAAGTTTTTCAAAGCTTAGAGAGCACCACACCCAATTTTCCTAAGCAAACAAGAACACATACACCATATATATTATCTGAagtgctctctctctctctctctctctctctctctctctccaccaCCACCAGCAGCTATGGAAATTGAAGCATCAAATGGTCACAATAACAAAACTGTGAGTAGTTTCTATATACATAATCTTTTATTATTGTTCTTGAGcgtatttaatttatattaggttaataatttaatatataattctatgagctatatatatatatagctagtAATATTATGAATTTCCAATAATAATGTTCATGTCGTCCATTATTTTgccttttattttttgttgataTTTCTCTATTTACTCACCATTTTAGTTTCTTAGAACACATGTCACTGGGGgtaaaatagtaataataataatctttaATTAAATACAGAAGTATTTACTAATAGTAACGCTCTTCATACGTCACCTATACACGTACATGTGTCTTAAGATGACAAGATTcctttaacttaaaaaaatggAATAAATAGTACACATATGACTACATAAGATGATTTAAAAACGTTATACAAGTCAAACTAGAAATACACATGCATAACACGTATGAGTTTATATAAAAGTCAACAagttttaaatataaatatctcTTATATGCTTAATAAGGGTGAGAAATTTTCCCATAATATTATAAACAAAACATTTATACAATATTATCAGCACTTCAAAATAATATCACAAATTAaatgtcaattttttttctgTATATCCATAGTATTTTTTAGTGTGATAGATCAAAAACTAATTTATCGTGAATCTAAGCTCTATTTAAATGTTTGTCGTTGATTAATGAGTTGCTGCATACacaagataaaatttaaatttttgacacCTACTTAAACGGATAAGTAAGCTAACTACTCAACCCATCTAAGTTAATGAATTGAATGTCAAATTTATAACTACGTCCAATATGACTTATATTCATAAGTTTTTCTAATAATTATTGTGTAGTTATTGTTGTTAGAGTTGTTTTTTTcaataataagaaataaaaaagtgtTGCCCAAAACGCCTCTTTGATAACTCATGCAAGTGGAGCCCAACATAAAATTGTCTCCACAATGAACAAAATTGTCAATAATCTCCTATTTGTGGcacttcttttatttatttatttattttgggaCGGTAATATTCTTTAGTATTTAATTTAGATTCGGGCAAGTAACCCTATTCAGAAAAATCCTGCTTATATATTCTCATTTTCTCTCAGATAGGAAatatatgaaataaaaaaaaagttgtttaTCTATTAAAATAAGTACGTGTtacgattttttttatttttctgcatttCCATTGACTAATAGTTGTTAGGAATTAATCTCTACATGTTATTTCTCAATTCTCACTATAATTGTTATTTACTTTATTAATAtcattcttttaaaattattttacggaaataattaacaaaatgagcatttcttttgttaatgctTCTCAGTTCTCACTTCTCACTATAGCTGGctttttagaagaaaaaaaataaataaaacagttGACCAATGCTTCTAATAAAACATTAGTTGTATTAATGTTATTACTCTTCTAGATAAAAATAACTACtttttcattagtcaaagtcaTATATTGATATGTTTGCTGAGCATCGTCAAAGTCAAAATTGTGGACCAATCAAATAGGCAAATAGTGAGATAAGTATTTAGGCATCTTTTGAGAATGAGAGCTAagaacattaaaaaaaaatgcatatCCTTAGAAGATAACAAAAAAAGAATAATCACTTCACATGGCAACAAATTTAGCCTTTTTGTATATTGCAACTCCAAGATTTTGGTAAGACCCTCCTCTGTCTTATTTCTAAATAGTGTTGTATCCACAATTAATTCTGTTGCATTTGACCATTccataataatataatttaggAAAAATATAGACAAACAATGAAAATACTAAACAATGTAAACAATAGATATATTGGAGGTGTGCggataattattataatattaagatttaggtgTGTAATTTAGAAATGTAGTGTGTATTGATTTGATTGGTAGTTGTTCATGTTGTTCAAGAAAGTTATTAGTTACCTAACATTATCCTATAATTTATTAGGTGACAACTTCAACTGTCTAAAGGTGTTATTTAGAGATAAAGAATTTGTTACACTACTATTCTAAAgagattaatttttttcttatttctttaaaatattcatcttaaaaataatttgttagtaactaaaaatattttagaaatatATAGACTACATATAATGTCAAAAGAATTATTAGAATGAGACTGATTaactactaattttttttaacgaacctaattaaattattatttggttcaatttttaaaatcatagtATCTAACTATCTATGTTAGTAAATATGTAAACATAATTAATCATTTGTATTATATATTTAGCTTAAATCAGAGGGTAATTTTACAGTTGGTTGttgacaaaattaaaacagaatGTAGAAAAATCAGAGAGGGAGAGGCAAATTGATGAGTGGCTTCCAATTACATCTCAAAGGAATGCGAAATGGTGGTACTCAGCTTTTCACAATGTCACTGCCATGGTTGGAGCTGGTGTTCTTAGTCTTCCCTATGCAATGTCACAGCTTGGATGGTAAAAAAATCTCAACTTCCATTGTTGCACCTACACCAATGATTTTTTAAAGGTGGAAACTCAAGTCCAGtcgactttacgtgaagttgatagttgagactGGACTTTACGTGAGGTTGGTAGCTGAGTCagctctcaactatcaacttcacgtgaagttgactgTTCCTGAAttttcacattttttaaaatcaaaatcagtcactatgtatttgtatatatttatgcAGGGGTCCTGGGGTTACAGTAATGATCCTATCATGGATCATCACCCTATACACGCTATGGCAAATGGTTGAGATGCACGAAATGGTTCCGGGGAAACGATTCGACAGATATCATGAACTGGGTCAGCATGCATTTGGTGAAAAGCTAGGGTTATATATTGTGGTGCCTCAACAACTTGTGGTTGAAGTTGCAACGAACATTGTGTACATGGTAACAGGAGGAACATCATTGAAGAAGTTCCATGATACTGTGTGTCCAAGCTGCAAGAAAATCAAATTGACATTTTTCATTATGATATTTGCCTCTGTTCACTTTGTACTCTCTCATCTCCCAAACTTCAATTCCCTTTCTGGTGTTTCCTTGGCAGCCGCTGTCATGTCCCTAAGGTATAATAACTACGTTTATAACATCACTTTTCAACTTTTCTTGCCTCCTTATTACATTCTaattattatatcaattatattatatatagagtaaaaatCAGTTACTAAATCAATCATTGGTATAAAATTTatgttaaaataaatttaagaagTGAGATTAGAATTATCTTTTATAGTCATAAAATATAGATTTGTAGGATCAAGACATGAGACTGCAATGAATCTTCTTGTTCTGAGTTGGTATCTCCATAATAGTAAAAGTATATTTATAAGAGATTTTATCGCTCAAATTAGTATAGTTTAAGAGGTATAAGAATTAGGATAGATAGCATATTTTGTGAATatattatatcttttatttatattgtttAGGATGTGAATCTAGAAAGAATTTGAATAGTTCTGAAATATATATGTAAGAAGTGATTGTTATAGTGTCTAAAAGGTGAtgtctaatttattaaaaaaattataaattaatattttatttaaaaattataaaaataaattatttaaaaaaatttaaaatttatcataaaaaataaattagacaaAATTTAGACTCATAAATACTATAAAATTaacttatataaaaatttcaatcAATATGATTTAGATTATGTTTTTTTGTAAACTGACATGTTTTCAAGAAGGGTATTTCTCAACTTTAAACTCGATATAAAAACTGAAgtataataaaatacaaaatatatattaaaaagaagttaaataatacgtatatttatatataaatatgtaacGACTAATTTGatagcaaaattttttttggtgcACATATGAGATTGTTGTTACTATATTAAGGATGgttgaattttttgttacaGTTACTCTACAATTGCTTGGGCGGCTTCCGTGGACAAGGGAGTTCAAGAAAACGTGCAATACGGTTACAAATCCGGTAGCGCAGCAGGAACAGTATTTAATTTCTTCAATGCCCTTGGATCTGTGGCATTTGCCTATGCAGGACACAACGTGGTGCTTGAAATCCAAGCAACAATTCCGTCGACGGCGGAGAAGCCATCGAAGATTGCAATGTGGAGAGGAGTGGTTGTGGCCTACATAGTGGTGGCGCTCTGCTACTTCCCTGTTTCTTTCATTGGTTATTGGATGTTTGGGAATTCAGTTGAATCTGATATCCTGGTCTCGTTGGAGAAACCAGCTTGGCTTATTGCAATGGCGAACATGTTTGTTGTTATTCATGTGATTGGAAGCTATCAGGTTTATGCTATGCCTGTGTTTGACATGATTGAAACTTTGCTCGTCAAAATACTCAAGTTCAAACCAACCACAACGCTTCGTTTTGTTGTACGTAATATATATGTTGGTAAGTAATAACTTCATCCTTCATCACAATAATAAATTTAGGTGAAAACTCAAGttcagtcgacttcacgtgaagatttaggtaaaaattcaaattcagtcgacttcacgtaaagttaatagttgagagccgttagatgaaaatttagtcaaatcagtctcaattatcaacttcagTTATCAACTTTACGTAAGTTTTCACTATAAATTtaagtaatttaaatttttgtacgAGTGAagtgacaaataaatttttaagaatttatatttttaatatattagtttgaaaaaattactaataaaattctttaaaataacGGATGAAAACAAATTACTTTTAAATTAGTTCCTATATATGATTAtgataaaagattttaatttaaactaatttgtttatatttattttaaaagactttattaatacttttttttctttaaaaaataatctGTCTGAAATATAAGttattagaaatttatttataactctagtttttttttttatttgcacGCTATTATCTCACTTCAATTGCATTTTACTTTTATATGTGTGATACAATGATTTGTGATATtgtttatcttaaaaatttaaacaactATGTAGATATGCATGAACACTGtatatttctatttttctatttttcttttgttttttttttggaaattttaatattatatcttTAAATCATTTTCTAAATTATTCAATAAAAGTACATAtgaatatttatatatatgttagacaatgacatttcttttttctttttccagcATTCACAATGTTCATTGCAGTTACCTTTCCATTTTTTGATGGACTCCT
This sequence is a window from Arachis stenosperma cultivar V10309 chromosome 10, arast.V10309.gnm1.PFL2, whole genome shotgun sequence. Protein-coding genes within it:
- the LOC130955596 gene encoding lysine histidine transporter 1-like, which produces MEIEASNGHNNKTNVEKSERERQIDEWLPITSQRNAKWWYSAFHNVTAMVGAGVLSLPYAMSQLGWGPGVTVMILSWIITLYTLWQMVEMHEMVPGKRFDRYHELGQHAFGEKLGLYIVVPQQLVVEVATNIVYMVTGGTSLKKFHDTVCPSCKKIKLTFFIMIFASVHFVLSHLPNFNSLSGVSLAAAVMSLSYSTIAWAASVDKGVQENVQYGYKSGSAAGTVFNFFNALGSVAFAYAGHNVVLEIQATIPSTAEKPSKIAMWRGVVVAYIVVALCYFPVSFIGYWMFGNSVESDILVSLEKPAWLIAMANMFVVIHVIGSYQVYAMPVFDMIETLLVKILKFKPTTTLRFVVRNIYVAFTMFIAVTFPFFDGLLGFFGGFAFAPTTYYLPCIMWLIIYKPKKYSLSWWTNWICIVLGVLLMIVSPIGGLRTIIIKAKTYKFYS